tccaccatgcctcctagaatgcattgcagcgctacagatgtgaataactataacatttatgttatgtgctaattatttcttcagttactgttccagttgtttcagtaattgctagttatggtatttggtaacactttatttgacagtggcatcatacatttgtcttaagcacaaatgaaccaccaagaagctttgaaccaattctcTGTGAAGCTTTAttggttcaagaagcttcatttggccaaagcattgctacaaatgtaaataacaatcaaaattcatgttctgtactaattatttcttcggttactgttccagttgttttattaattgctagttatggtatttggtaacactttatttgacagtggcatcatatgactgtcataagaccaaatgaaccaccataaagttttgaaccaattggctgcaagctgcatttggccatcactggtcccttgggggagacagtcaccctctgctgccacctgctgtcaacactgttgttgtccaccatgcctcctagcatgcattgcagcactacagatttggtaacactttatatgacagtggtgccataaaactCTTATTAGGCAATCATaactatgaaatgacactgtcatgagcattaatgaatgcttgcctgtggcgtcataagactttaAAAAGAGTTTATGATTATAATAATGACatggcactatcatgggcattactgaatgcttacgacTGATGTCATTTcatgttatccagcaaattatctcacttttgaaatgATGTAAAAGAACCGAATTAGTGGGATAATTTGCCCAACAAGCATTCAATATTTTAAGTGGATCATTAGGTTTAAAGCACATtcttaacttattgtctgcagctggtttcgatttgAGGTGAAaggcgaggtagatccacactggcgctttgcAGCTACAAGCTGGTTGCAGATCAAAACATTCCATTTCAAGCCATATATatagcgcttccaggagttcatgcacagcacagaaagtctcggagtctcatctacgtcgtgcagaatccatttttggagattccgtgggtttctctgttttgattttgaagttttaactttgtcaacacactgcttacttcaaccacacTTTATAGCAGAAATTGTCAAGTATGGCaacgcccatgtttcgctcagaaaACTATAGAAGAGtcttgtttttaaaatgtattacttttaatcaaggaaaaaaacagatgttttcatttgtactttttattgATACAAACAAACATGACATACAGTATGATTGAGTTTGTCCATTGATTATGACATCATCAAAAAGCATCTTCAACACCGTTTACGTGCAACCGATGGCGCAGTCGGTGAGGGACGGCGCTTTGCACGGGCCTTTGCCCTTCACCTGCAGGTCGCAGCCCTGGTAGTTGGCCACGCCCCTCGCATCCACATGCATTCCGGGTTGAACACGCTCCCACAAGCGCCGTTTGGGCCGCAGCTCACGTTCCGGTTCCCCTGAAAACCGTACCCGAATTTAGTCGTCAGTAGGagcgggaacctcttggtacctcacgattcgatacgatttacgatacaaagctcacgacaaCGACGatctgatgatatggcgatacaacgattatcgatacattggtcaggaaatcattctaagatCATCTACAAACagctaattaacagaaaaacaagcttctagtgtgaattggaatgaatttatcactagtagacgtccaatccatttgaactgggagggatggcagcgaatgaacatctatggctgtcaatggcaggcaattaggtcattttgggccatttaaagtctcactggaacagcgccaaacaaaagttccagcatcatcaccttgtccaatgcagattcttgactctcgaCACCttatccaatgcagattcttgactcgacaaggtgatgatgctggaacttttctttggtgccgttccagtgagatttacaaaaatgATTGCCTGctgactttttgctaggggttgtattatggtggaagattttgataacaacttgttagttttttttttttttgtacatcgacacctttttaaaacgatatctcgattcttggcggaaGCGTATcggtaaccttttgggatacaaagtatcacgatatatagggttgggcatctgttttccgaaatttccaggttcgcggtgaatcagtaacaagcacacttttgcaaaatagacaatgattattgattagaaaatgcagaataaattatatttattggttgtaatcccacaagagcaagcaaacaagtatcaaaaacaagcataacaagggtaacgatgacgctagatcgagtttgtcaatcccacaATCCCTGCGaaaccgttacagcacaaccaggtgttcctttagcaatgaaaatcacttactgtgaaaaataagcgggagtcaacgctccggtaaggTGGCGAAGGAACatagccaggcgatccgtacatgacccgctggcggacttcacgggtcgcccagaaatgtccggtttttgtaGGGACGCACCACACGGGGGCTCCCAGGTGGCGCGGCCCCTTCCAATgacaaagctacttttggttcagcccctcgAAAAAGGGGCTTTTCCTTGCGTGGTTCCCAGATTGTGCTGTCCAGTAGCAGATGTTGTGTTCCCACGGTAAATATTatgagtgcaaaacaagttatctcgtgagattccctcctaacttatGGGACTCAAGCGcgcactatggtgcaaaacaagttctctcgtgagattccctactcaggcgcgtctcctaactatgggcacaaggtgaaaaacaatatacGTTGTTAgaatctatgtcacagaagcaatcatacatcacaaaggcataatgtaatatttccCCCATCGTTCCGCCCTTTGACCCGGATCGAATTTATCATAAcgcataatgtgctaattcacttcgggtcacataatattttGTCCATCAGCATCGTTTCAAATTGATCAATTCCGGTTCcaattccgattccacgtttcgattccggttccgaacgatttccgattcttttaagaggcagggtcaaaaaaaaaaatgcagggtccaaaaaattgcatagtttatattaaagtcttaacttctcgacgtttttatttttaattaaatgaacgactcacagggctaattataacttgtatataaatattcgTCTTTAAACTTtccgcggtcagggcatcgaaacaaggaatcgaaatttaaaaatttgaacgattccgggagcagCGAAGTGTTAGAACCAGTTCCCATCGATGCTTGATgcccgatgcccaaccctaatgatatatcaccattacgatattttgtcacaccccaagTTGTCAGGGTATCCGACTGTCAGTTTGAGTGCTCGTTACCTGGGAAATCTGGGAAGGTGACTCTGTCCCCTGGGGCGGAGCCTGGAGGCGGGGCCAGCAGCTCGAAGGGCCCGTCAGGGTGAAAGCATCGCAGGAGCCGGGCCTGCGAAGCCACGCCCTTGACTTTCCCGGCCTTGACGTTGCAGAGCAACACGGCTAACGAACCGACGAGCTAACAGTTGAAAGTAAATGAGTTGCGAAGAGATGAGGATAAAGAAGATGCCAAAGACGTACGTGGTCTGAGCGCCACTTGCTGACGACAACGCGCGGGGTGTTCTCCCCCAAGTCCACGTCTTGAACGGCCAGATTGGCTGCCAGCGGGTGGCGGCGGACGCTGAGGATCCGCCCTACTCGCAGGTTCAGATGCGACACGTCCGCCATTTTGGTTCCTTTTCGTCCGCGTTCTGCTTCGAGCTCGTTCGAGGGAGTCGGCGAAGGTGGGTCGGCAGGTTTGCTCAGCGAGAGGAGGGCTTTAGCTAAAACAAAACGgatgaaaatgagagaaaacatTTCTCGAGGTCGCGCCAGAGGTCGTACCGACGCGTCTCCTTTGTTTGTCGTGGAGCTCTTTCCTTAGCTGCTCGATGTCCTTCTTCAGTTTCCCGTTTTCCACCAGCAGCTTCTTCTGCTCGCGTACCGACGCCTGCAGGACTGCGACAAAAGGCGCTCAACGTGCAGCTCGCGAGTTCCCGTCGTGAAAGCCAATCTTACGGGATTTCTCTCTGGCTAGCAGCGCGTGGGTTTGGAAATACTCCATCATTTTCTCGCCGTCTTCGGGATCCAGCTTCATCAGCGCCGCCGCCAGGCTGGGAGGAGAAATGACACTTAGCCACTGTCATGTTATCCATTTCTCAGGCACGCGCACGACAGCTGGTCTCTCAAAATAACATGGCCTAACACAGTGCATGCGCTAACTAGCAAAATATTTCATGTCAAAACACAAACactctaaaaaaaacaatcataaacTGACAAAAAATTGTTTTAGATTAAAATCTGAAGTACAAAAACTGTGGTTTTAAGTGTTAAGGGACCAATAAGGGTTAGAGGGGTTAGGACTAAGGTCTGTTTCAGCTTCAGCCATACTGATTTAACATGCAATTAACATTTAGACACGTTGTTGCGGCAACATCCCGACCTGGGGTGAAATATTTTGTCCATTGAGTCCATGTCTCCAAGCTTGCTGTTGTTGCCCTCCGCCGAGTCGCCGACTGAGACCGGAGTCATCAGCTGTTCCAGTCCATCATGGCTAAAGAGGCCACGCCCCTTCACAAAAACAGTCCAGCActgcatttttatattttctaaTCATTAGAGACAAACTATAGAACCTACATCTGTGACAGCCTTCTCAGTcaaaataatttggacatctagcgctgccAATGGCACTAAAATATGAGCAATTGCAGCCTATTGGACATGCATTATTGTGAAAGAAGAACCACAATTGCTTCAAAAATACATTGActcaagagcgtaggtttgcatagggacgggagggacataacactaccaatttttcaggattctcaaattgtacccaccaacttttaagcaaccttatttgcattagccTGTAAACGaggattttcagatttttttcttcttcttcaaaacgctacttgtcctacaatttttgaccaaaccaCATAATTTTGACATTAAAAATTCCAGAATGGTGAagtgcataaaagttgtatacagaatttgggaaaaaactttcggttccccagaaatttgccaaaaactgtcccattcatttctaatagtaagccattgacaaccatgtatgtccaaaattcccattcattttcaatggcatttactttccaTTGGCGTCTATCTACACAGATGCCAATGACACCAATGCacgtccttgccattgacggtcatgtaTTCGATTCTATTAATGTCAATCTACGTGAATTCCATTGAAGCatatgtaagttgatgccattgactaccctgtacgtccaaatttcccatttatttccaatggcatttacattgcattgacgcccaagtacacagatgccaatgagggctattcacgtccatgccattgacagccatgaatgtcgattctattgatgccaatgtacgagGCCATTgcgttgctgccattgacggccatgtacgtctaaatttcccattcctttccaatggcatttacattacattGACTTCATTGTACATAaattccattgacggccatgtatatcAATTCTATTGTTTCTAATgtgcttggattccattgacgcatatgtaagtcgacgccattgacggccatgtatgtccaaatttcccatttatttccaatggcagtcACTTTGCAATGGCGCCTATCTACACAGATGCCAATGAcgcccatgcacgtccatgccattgacggtcatgtatgtcgattctattgatgtttATGTTCTTGAATTCCATTGAAGCatatgtaagtcaatgccattgatgacCATgtgcgtccaaatttcccattcatttcccaatggcatttactttgcatTGGCGCCTATCTACAAGGATTCCAATGAAGCCTATGCACGTTTGTGCCATTGGCGGCCctgtatgtcaattctattgatgccaatgtacttggattctattgacgcatACGTAAGTTGAGGCCATTGGGTCGATGccaatgacagccatgtacgtccaattgtcccattcattcccaatggcatttacattacattGCCGCCCTTGTAcacagatgccattgacggccatgtatgccaATTCTATTGTtactaatgtacttggattcccttgacgcatatgtaagtcgatgccattgacggcaatgtacatccaaatttcctattcatttacaATGGTAGAAAAACCTTTGCCGTtgggatttttgaccaaaaacttaccattacagcccataaacattcaactggtgcccaagtaagtcgatgcaatTGACagccaatgtccccaaattgacAGGAAATAACCTGATAGATTTGTATCTACCACCGCAAAGCCATATGATAATTTCACCAGAATTTGCAGTTTCTAATTTtctgcattatttatttaattttggttttctagcccatgcagacatttttttttcagataatcatacattaatcatactCGAggtaaaagttttcatttttgttggtttagctgtgcttgtggacaaaagcaggcgTGTTTAACCTGAAAAAAGGctccatatttatttatttttttgtgatacCCTGactattttgctgcttcgagtgtttgtttaattaaagggggcttgtaatggtttgtttttgaaagtgtttgcatttaattttattgatttcagaggatacactgccctctattggcaacaatgaatatgacataactcatttcacatggctgaatccagctgctccctgttaagaccaacataagctaagtttttgtttgcgctaatgttttttaatacatttctaATTTAttgtataggtatatttagcggtttttttgtgggaataggagttggaacaatttgttaagagcattgtttaaaaaaaaagttagcattttatagcatttaagctagcggacttttgctatgtaaattagataattgttcttttgttgttctttgatcctcatttattaatttttcatgccgtttgaggctcagcgcaggtatttaaatttttttttttaatcagtttaCTTGATTATTTAAACTAacagattaattgattaatcgactagtaaaataataaataaataaaaagctgcAGCtctaatttaaatttgctcatgaaatctagacatttattctggaagttttcaaaatgtttctttagtagtttttacaaaacaaaggtttgaatcaattgACTACACTGTCAAATCACTATTAGACCATCATCAACCTTCTACTTGTTCTATCGGCTTTAACGGTTTTCACAAATTAACGCATTGGTTGGACGTCcactgccgtcaatggcacttaaacatgatcattcaatacTATTCTAGTTGAAACGGAAGATTCTCGTCGGCTGTCTTTCGAAATAAACCGACTTTTGCCGAACCCAGGTGAGTCACGGGGATCGGCAGGGGGCGTAACCGGAAGTAGACGTCGCACCGTGGGTGCAGCTGTGACTACAGAGCGTCCAAGTGGAATGTACACGAGCGTGAAGTTTCCTAAAGAACTaaaattctgaaaaaaaaaaaaacttttccattTTTTGGGTGTATCTCTACAACTGAAAAggtgagtgttttttttgtttgttcccTTTTTCTGCGGGTTTTAAGACGACGACGTGTTTCAACAGGTGTATTTCTCATTTCCGGTCTAATTTTCCATCAAGGACGTTAAAATACACCAAGTTACCTGAgcttttttttgctattttaaaCGCTATTTTATGAAAAACGACCAATGAGTCGAAAGACTTATTATAAAATAAAACGTCTGTTTGTTAACAGTCTTATTGTAGGTTTTGGATACACTTCATACGTcgttttaatatgaaaatagTCACTTTGGGGGTCAGAAAAGTGACATTGTTGCCGAACGGGCTTTAATTAGAGTCTCCTGATGTTGATTTGAGAGGCGTAAACAGGAAGTTACGGTGGTGTTGTATTCAATGTCCGAACGGAGGAATAGTATTTTTGAGCTCTCAAGAAAAAATTTTGCGGGTCTAGTTCTAGTGCGGAATTTTTGGGGGTGAAGACCAGCACTTGAACTTTGGAAAAACTaacaaaatttattttaaaaaggattTTTATTATGTCTGTCTGGTTTCAACTCCCAAAATTCTTAGAATTATTAGGGCAAGTTAGATAGTTTATCTTTGGTTAAAACACtggtattattattttgtattggTTGCCACTGACTGCAATAGGTGTTAAATCCGTTTGATGTGAGATGGCTGACTCGAATTATCATATTTCAGTGctatagacgtccgatccatttggatAGGACTGGGAGTGACCACTTACTCAGTTTCATTTGctgttccagttgattttgggtaatttcctgttgatatatgGGCGATTCTAGATCACTTCCCATTGGCTTTGCGGCATTTCTAGTTCACAAAAAAAactgtggttcttaacctgtgcttgatcgaacccctggggttcggtgagtaagtataaggggttcggcgaaggtcaAGAAACGCAGTGTCCTATTTTTGTACGCTGATTACaactaggcaaagtggctttttaggtaTTGGACTAAATTACTCCCAGTTTACCcaaaggcagagtttgacttttggggcaggggggcacaacatgttgatgaccccaacaataaaattaacttacaagaatatctataataataagttgacaatgagcgttttttgtttcccatcattcttgaggggaattctaaatcaggctgcttaggcaatactttttgccaagatcgtcatccattgaatttggtgtcgtgccaatgtagttaccccagtcaaaaatcgtatcccctgggcggagccatatggaggtagatttgtgtctttattattcaatcccaaaaaaaaaaaaaaacttcactaataaaagaaaaaagttgcttcaatcaaaatatatattttcaacaaaaaaaaagtttttaatcaaaaaaatgtgtttgaacgcaaaaataaatttgaaactcaaaaaaacaaaaaaatgcatgtgaaagcatttttttctttgattaattttttggtttattgtgattgaagcaactttttgattgaagtaatgttgatttgtgtttgggtcacattttggctaggacatttttctctttattattcaatcaaaaaataagttgcttcaaaaaaaaatacattttcaataagaaaaatcacttcagtcaaaaaaagaaaaatttcaatcatacaaaaaagtttttgaatgcgaaaaaaaaatatttgaaattgaaaaatttggcatttgaacacttaatttttcattgaaaaagttttctttgattgaaccaaaccttgttgtgtttgagccatgttATGATTAGGGCATTttagtctaaatcattcaatacccaaaaaagttgcttcaatcaaaaaaaaaaaaaaaaagaaaaaaatttcaatccaagaaaaaaatctttcaaatcaaatattatttttctctaatatatacatatatatatatgtattaaattatatgcacagcaaatgactgtctaaggtgctcgaaaaataattttgactcattataaaaatgtttttttgttcatctcattcatttttgttgtagttttattggtttacaacttttttatATATAGGATAGTCACTTAcaggcaatgacacttttcggccaccagggggccccCCTTAAAACACGCTTAtgaatttaccgtaattttcgcgctctaaggcgcacctgactataagccgccacctaccaaacgttacacgaaaatggcatttgttcatagataagccgcactggactataagcaaaaagatattaaccggttacactttatttaacagcggcatcataggactgtcacaagaccaaatgaaccaccgtgaagctttgaatcaattggctgcaaagcttcattgcttcaagaagcttcatttgactatcactgctccctatggggagacagtcaacctctgctgccacctgctgtcaacactgttgttgtccgacatgcctcctagcatgcattgcagtgctccagatgtaaataacaatcaaaattcattttaagtgctaattatttattcagttagtgtcctaattgtttcattaattgctaagtatggtatttggtaacactcactgacagtggtgccataagactgtcgttggacaatcataaatatgacatgacacggtcacaagcattaataaatgcttataacagatgttatttagtgttatccggcaaattatctcacttttgaatggatgtaaaagatccgagttagacataaatggagtgagCAGCATAatttgacacttaatgacatctttcataagcattcagtaatgctcatgatagtgtcatgtcataattatgacggtcttatgacagtgttatgatgccgctgtcaaaaaagtgttaccaaataccacaactagcaataaatgaaaaaactggaatagtaactagcacagaacatggattttgaaggttatttacatctgtagcgctgcagtgcatgctagggggCATGTGTTACCGatttacccaaataaatcaacaaataagccacactggacttaaagccgtaggattcaaaatgaaggataaAAGAAGTACAGGCTTAATCAGTTTTTTCttcaggaactggtttgctcagtggaaggttgattcgcacttggtatgagggaatacaacagaccaatgggcaacGTGGTGTCAAATTTTGacatgtttataaaacatgctgtcaaaatgagaagaattttgaacaagAATTTGCTAAatgattagcttgctagcttaaatatatctgttttgattttttatgtaattccaaagggtttggTGAATCTACATGTGAAACTTCAgtgcctttagcaaggttaagaaccactgatctaaaCAGTTATTTTAGTGAACTCATTCCCTGCCATTGATGTCAATAgatgtctacaagtgataaacttatATTTGACTCTGATTCCAAAAAGCGCCATGGCTGCCTCGAGTCTGATCCAGGACGATGACGACGATGGCATCCACCCCCACGTGGAAGTCAGCGTCACAACCGTCAGCCCTTCCCCGCCCGCTCCGGACGACGTGGTCCCGGTCCGCCCCGTGACCCCGCCTCCAGCCGACACCCCCAAGCGTGGCAAAATGGGCAGCCTCCTTCAGCAGAACCAGCTGATCCAGACCCTGAGCAGCGGCCTGAAGCGTCACTGCGACTACGTGAAGATCTCTGTGCCCGAGGAACGCGGCGACCGTCTCCCCAAGGAGTGGTGGAAAACGGGCGTTGCTTTCCTCTACGCCGTCTTCAACCTGGTCTTCACCACGGTGGTCATCACCATCGTGCATGAGAGGGTGCCCGACAAGTCGGTGAGCCCGCCGCTGCCCGATAAGTTCTTCGACTACGTGGGCCGGGTTCCTTGGGCCTTCACCGTCACCGAGGTCAACGGGCTGATCCTGTCGGGACTCTGGCTGGTTCAGTGGCTGCTCCTCAAGCACAAGTAAGATGTTTTAGGACTGAAGTTTCATCCTCTGCTCAACCCCGATGTCCTTCCCGTCAGAGCCATTGTGGGGCGCCGCTGCTTCTTCCTCATCGGAACGCTCTACATGTACCGCTGCATTACCATGTACATCACCACCTTACCTGTTCCTGGTAGACACATGGTTTGCGCGCCCAAGGTACTCCAACACACGCAATGCTCTTGTCAATACTTCTTTAATGCGTCTAACCCTACTTGCAGCTGTACGACGACTCGGCGGGAAAGATCAGGAGGATCGTTCGGCTAATCTCTGGAGGAGGTATGACACCGATGCACGGATCCCAGAAAATTTAACTTGTAGAAGGACCATACATGGGGTTCTAGAACAGACCCTTGTGGGACAGCTTTAGAACAATTTGGAACATTTGATTGGTAACCAGTTTAAGGTTgggactagtgctgcaacgattattcgattaactcgagtaattcgattagaaaaaggattcgaattaaattttgctgctacgagtattcgtttaattaaagtggcgttgtaatggtttgttttgaaagtgtttgcatttagttttattgatttgggcagatacactgccctctagtggcgacagtgaatatgacgtaactcatttcacatggctgaatctagctgctccctgttaagaccaacataagctaagtttttgtttgagctaatgcctttttcaatgcattcataatttagtttattagtatatttagccaatttttgttggaatatctGTTTgaagcatttgttaagagcatcgttaaaaaaaaacttagcattttattgcatttaagctagcggacttttgctgtgtaagttagccaattattcttttgttgtacttagatcctcatttatttattttttatactgtttgaggctcagcttaggtatttaaattttctatgttccttatccaattactcgattattcgaactaactagttcatcgattaatcgactactaaaataatcgataactgcCGCCCTGTTTGGGACATTTGTGGCTACGTGTTGTGAAAGGTCTACCTTAATCTAACGTTGTATTTCTTAACTCATTAGTTTCCATTGACGGTAGTAAAGGAACCAGAGTCCCTTTAAAAATGAGCTGTTTTCGGACCCTGAAATTCAGAAAACGCATCAAGAACCTTACCACTGTTTTATAAGCTCTAATTGTGATCAATTGACGGTGATCAGTGCTTAATTTGCAAAACATAAGGTTTTGGCGGAATGCAAATTATATATGACAGCTCAGAGATGATGAGACGGCcacaggtcctggaacatatgcagaaaatggtgctgaaaattacacgcaaatgcccacttgtcatactgtgggacttacaagcctcaatttcagataatatccattgtataaatgttat
This sequence is a window from Corythoichthys intestinalis isolate RoL2023-P3 chromosome 13, ASM3026506v1, whole genome shotgun sequence. Protein-coding genes within it:
- the LOC130928683 gene encoding aminoacyl tRNA synthase complex-interacting multifunctional protein 1-like; protein product: MQCWTVFVKGRGLFSHDGLEQLMTPVSVGDSAEGNNSKLGDMDSMDKIFHPSLAAALMKLDPEDGEKMMEYFQTHALLAREKSLLQASVREQKKLLVENGKLKKDIEQLRKELHDKQRRRVAKALLSLSKPADPPSPTPSNELEAERGRKGTKMADVSHLNLRVGRILSVRRHPLAANLAVQDVDLGENTPRVVVSKWRSDHLVGSLAVLLCNVKAGKVKGVASQARLLRCFHPDGPFELLAPPPGSAPGDRVTFPDFPGEPERELRPKRRLWERVQPGMHVDARGVANYQGCDLQVKGKGPCKAPSLTDCAIGCT
- the LOC130929211 gene encoding phosphatidylcholine:ceramide cholinephosphotransferase 2-like; this encodes MAASSLIQDDDDDGIHPHVEVSVTTVSPSPPAPDDVVPVRPVTPPPADTPKRGKMGSLLQQNQLIQTLSSGLKRHCDYVKISVPEERGDRLPKEWWKTGVAFLYAVFNLVFTTVVITIVHERVPDKSVSPPLPDKFFDYVGRVPWAFTVTEVNGLILSGLWLVQWLLLKHKAIVGRRCFFLIGTLYMYRCITMYITTLPVPGRHMVCAPKLYDDSAGKIRRIVRLISGGGLSLTGSHMMCGDFLYSGHTVMLTLSYLFIKEYSPRWMCWYQWICWLLSASGVICILVAHEHYSIDVLVGYFVTTRLFWWYHTMANTHALRRVPNNFLSRTWWNPVFNFLERNVQTNVPVVFSWPLPLPSSCRQRYRIVEGGRDD